The genomic segment CGCGACCTCGCCGGCACCGTGGTGCTCGTGGGGGTGCCCACGCCGCAGATGGAGCTCACCCTGCCGCTGCTCGACGTGTTCGGCCGCGGCGGCGCCCTGAAGTCCTCCTGGTACGGCGACTGCCTGCCGTCCCGGGACTTCCCGATGCTCGTCGACCTCTACCTGCAGGGCAGGCTGCCGCTGGACGGCTTCGTCACCGAGGAGGTCGGGATCGGCGACGTCGAGGAGGCGTTCCACCGGATGGAGAGCGGCGACGTGCTCCGCTCGGTCGTGGTCATGGAGGGGCAGGGCTGATGGCGCGCATCGAGCGGGTCGTGACGAGCGGGGTCTTCTCGATCGACGGCGAGGACTTCGACGTCGAGAACAACGTGTGGATCGTCGGCGACGACGAGGAGGTCGTGGTCGTCGACGCCGCGCACGACGCGCAGGCGATCCTCGCCGCCGTCGGCGAGCGGGACGTGCTGGCGGTGGTCTGCACCCACGGGCACAACGACCACATCGGCGCCGCCGTGGAGGTCGCGGAGGCGACGGGCTCGGAGATCGCGCTGCACCCGGCGGACGGGATGTTCTGGGAGCAGGTGCACCCCGACGACGTCCCGGACATCGAGATGGCCGAGGGCGGCTGGTTCGACGTCGCCGGCGTGCGCCTCGACGTGCTGCACACGCCCGGCCACTCGCCCGGGGCGGTCTCGCTGCACGTCCCGGACCTCGAGGTCGTCTTCACCGGCGACACCCTGTTCCAGGGCGGGCCCGGGGCGACGGGGCGCTCGCACTCGGACTTCCCGACGATCCTCGCGTCGATCAAGGAGAAGCTGCTCGTCCTGCCGAACCACACGCGGGTGCTGACCGGGCACGGCGACGAGACGACCATCGGCGCCGAGGCGCCCGACTACGACGCCTGGGTCGCCCGCGGGCACTGAGGGCGGCGGGCCCGGGGCGGGGGAGCGTACGCGCGCCGGCGGGCCAGGGGGAGGGTCGGAGCGGGCAAGACCGGGTCAACACCACATCACCAACTCTTTGCGACCGTACCCTCACAGAAGGTATTGACCCGGGCGCGACGGGCTGGTGAGACTGCGGCCCTCACGGGGAACTCCCACTCACCCTTGGAGCCGCAGATGCGCTCGTCCACCCTGGGCCGCCGCGCCACCCTCCTCGCCGCGGCCTGCGGCATGGCCGCCGCGGGCGCCGTCGGGACGGTCACCACCGCCACGACGGCCGCCGCCACCCCCGCGGGCCCCGCCGCCCCCCGCGCCGCCGCCCCCGCGGCGCAGGCCGCGGCCCCGGCCGAGCTCGCCGCCACCCGCGCGGCCGCGGCGGCCGGCGCCCTCGAGGCCGGCGCCGGGGCCAGCGCCGCGGGCAGCTGGCTCGAGGACGGCCGCGTCGTCGTCGCCGTCACCGACCGCGCCGCCGCGGCCCGGGTCCGCGCCGCGGGCGGGACGGCCCGGCTCGTGGCGC from the Vallicoccus soli genome contains:
- a CDS encoding MBL fold metallo-hydrolase, giving the protein MMARIERVVTSGVFSIDGEDFDVENNVWIVGDDEEVVVVDAAHDAQAILAAVGERDVLAVVCTHGHNDHIGAAVEVAEATGSEIALHPADGMFWEQVHPDDVPDIEMAEGGWFDVAGVRLDVLHTPGHSPGAVSLHVPDLEVVFTGDTLFQGGPGATGRSHSDFPTILASIKEKLLVLPNHTRVLTGHGDETTIGAEAPDYDAWVARGH